The uncultured Desulfobulbus sp. genome window below encodes:
- the elbB gene encoding isoprenoid biosynthesis glyoxalase ElbB produces the protein MQKKNIAVILAGCGHQDGAEIHEATMTLWAIHKNGADFQCFAPDIKQHHVLNHITGQEMNEKRNVLIESSRIARGKIAALATFNPDAYDALILPGGFGAAKNLSSYAFDGANCTVNTDVANAIKGMHKCGKPIGALCIAPVIVAKVLGKGNLTIGQDAGTAENIVTMGAVHQPTMQGEIAVDAENKIVTTPCYMLESRIDQIGEGADKLVQAILGMIA, from the coding sequence ATGCAGAAAAAAAATATCGCCGTTATACTCGCAGGTTGCGGGCACCAGGATGGTGCGGAAATTCATGAGGCGACGATGACGCTCTGGGCTATTCATAAAAACGGAGCGGATTTTCAATGCTTCGCGCCCGATATCAAACAGCATCACGTGCTCAATCATATCACCGGACAGGAGATGAATGAAAAACGTAATGTGCTCATAGAGTCTTCACGCATTGCCCGGGGAAAAATTGCTGCTCTGGCAACATTTAACCCGGATGCCTACGATGCCCTGATTCTTCCTGGTGGATTTGGAGCGGCAAAAAATTTGAGCAGTTATGCCTTTGATGGCGCAAATTGTACTGTAAACACCGATGTGGCCAATGCCATTAAAGGAATGCATAAATGTGGTAAGCCGATCGGTGCCTTATGCATTGCTCCTGTTATCGTGGCTAAAGTCTTGGGTAAAGGAAATTTGACCATTGGGCAGGATGCTGGGACAGCGGAAAATATTGTGACGATGGGGGCTGTGCATCAGCCAACCATGCAGGGAGAGATCGCTGTTGATGCGGAAAATAAGATCGTCACCACCCCCTGTTATATGTTGGAGTCACGCATCGATCAGATCGGTGAAGGTGCGGATAAACTGGTACAGGCTATTCTGGGGATGATTGCCTGA
- the hpt gene encoding hypoxanthine phosphoribosyltransferase, giving the protein MSQSPLETGKVLIDQQQMAKRIRELGQAIAADYQGKDLVLVGVLNGAFVFVADLCRAIDIELQIDFIRVASYGDSTESSGTIQLMMEPKLDLNGKDVLLVEDIVDTGTTMAWLQEHFKQSGARSVKICSLIDKFERRAVPISVDYVGFTLDQGFLVGYGLDCAEKYRNLSAIYSLDS; this is encoded by the coding sequence ATGTCTCAGAGCCCCCTGGAAACGGGCAAGGTGCTGATCGATCAGCAACAGATGGCCAAGCGGATTAGGGAACTCGGCCAGGCAATAGCTGCAGATTATCAGGGGAAAGACCTGGTGCTGGTTGGCGTATTGAACGGGGCCTTTGTTTTTGTAGCAGATTTGTGCCGTGCGATCGACATAGAGCTTCAAATCGATTTTATTCGAGTTGCCAGTTATGGAGATTCGACCGAATCCTCGGGAACCATTCAACTTATGATGGAACCCAAGCTTGACCTGAATGGAAAGGATGTGCTGCTTGTAGAAGATATCGTCGATACGGGTACAACCATGGCCTGGTTGCAGGAGCATTTCAAGCAATCGGGGGCTCGCTCGGTTAAAATTTGTTCTCTTATAGACAAATTTGAGCGTCGTGCCGTGCCAATTTCAGTGGATTACGTGGGGTTTACACTTGATCAGGGATTCCTGGTCGGATACGGTTTAGATTGTGCGGAAAAGTACAGAAATCTATCCGCTATTTATTCGTTAGATTCGTAA
- a CDS encoding tetratricopeptide repeat protein — MHLKKIRSFIAVILSLFLLVSLSGCLDSGKDKEESYKKAMAYIEQSKDKEAIIELRNAIQVDPKYADARYQLGLLYLKTGDIRKAFAELERAATLDPKNLDAKIKTAEFYLLSKKKDDARRSVDEVLAQDPENKDALAILANVELIEGNFEKALDAINKAIAQAPDEDRLFTIKGRIYAVDKKFPEAEQVLIKALEIDGNKVANYAALVSLYSEWNKLDEAKKILEKMAKAFPGSSQPYLQLASIYLREKDVASAEQYLNKALKVDPDNIKLKTNIASFYAKNGKLAQAEQLYNEAVQNAPEPLDVEAQLANFYFDVGKFDKAEALLKKVLAENEKNANAQLVQAKFFLREKKYQEGLDIVNQLVGDYPKWGELYYVKAVAHRYLQDSKLAKEALLNAIKLSPDLSRAHGLLGFISLQEGEYQTAKTEAATALKLNPRDFQSALTLAKAVLFNKEYDTAEKMFSELLEKVPENVEVLGSLGLAYLGQKNEVKAKQVFQQILRLQPGNSKAFSFLMQIEEKSGTSRDRLLQMTKDQLSKAPESGPLYAILANQYLANKQPDEALAQYKKAQELDPNNPQPYAMSALILTRQGKRDQAIAEYKDLLAKQPKALGAYMGLGSLYEQSGKAELARDAYKKALELNPEFAPAANNMAWLIAESENPDLGEALRLAMIAKGQKPDDIHIIDTLGWVHYKRGSYSLARNEFQQAVEKNESMPVLRYHLALALYGEGKKKEALEQLEKALEQKKPFAEQTDAMEKLNAWRAE, encoded by the coding sequence ATGCATTTAAAAAAAATCAGATCATTTATTGCTGTTATACTGTCTCTTTTTTTACTGGTCTCTCTTTCTGGTTGCCTGGACTCAGGCAAGGATAAAGAAGAGTCCTATAAGAAGGCTATGGCCTACATTGAACAGAGTAAAGATAAAGAGGCGATCATAGAGTTACGTAATGCTATTCAGGTCGATCCTAAATACGCAGATGCCCGCTATCAGCTTGGCTTATTGTACCTGAAAACGGGGGATATTCGAAAGGCGTTTGCTGAATTGGAACGTGCTGCGACGCTCGATCCCAAAAATTTGGATGCAAAGATAAAAACGGCTGAGTTTTATCTTCTATCCAAAAAGAAAGATGATGCCCGTCGGAGCGTGGATGAAGTCCTTGCTCAGGATCCAGAAAATAAAGATGCTCTCGCTATATTGGCGAATGTAGAACTCATTGAGGGTAATTTTGAAAAGGCACTTGATGCGATCAACAAGGCTATTGCTCAGGCACCGGATGAGGACCGTCTTTTTACCATCAAGGGCCGTATTTATGCTGTAGATAAAAAATTCCCTGAGGCAGAGCAAGTTCTGATAAAAGCGCTGGAAATCGATGGGAATAAAGTTGCCAATTATGCCGCGCTCGTCAGCCTCTACAGCGAGTGGAATAAGCTTGATGAGGCAAAAAAAATCCTTGAAAAAATGGCGAAAGCCTTTCCAGGCTCATCTCAGCCTTACCTGCAGTTAGCCTCCATATATCTACGCGAGAAAGATGTTGCTTCTGCAGAACAATATTTAAATAAAGCACTGAAGGTAGACCCTGACAATATTAAATTAAAGACAAACATTGCTTCTTTTTATGCAAAAAATGGAAAGTTAGCTCAAGCTGAGCAGTTGTATAATGAAGCTGTTCAAAATGCTCCAGAACCGCTTGATGTTGAGGCTCAACTAGCCAATTTTTATTTTGATGTAGGCAAATTCGACAAAGCCGAAGCGTTGTTGAAAAAGGTACTGGCGGAAAATGAGAAAAATGCCAATGCTCAGCTTGTGCAGGCAAAATTTTTCTTGAGAGAAAAAAAATACCAAGAAGGGCTTGATATAGTCAATCAGCTGGTTGGAGATTATCCTAAATGGGGGGAACTGTATTATGTTAAAGCAGTTGCTCATCGGTATTTACAAGACAGCAAACTGGCGAAAGAGGCTCTCCTGAATGCCATCAAATTGAGCCCCGATTTATCCAGAGCCCATGGATTGCTCGGATTTATTTCATTGCAGGAAGGTGAGTACCAAACCGCCAAAACAGAAGCAGCTACAGCGCTCAAGCTTAACCCGCGTGATTTCCAATCGGCTCTTACCTTGGCTAAGGCTGTTCTTTTCAATAAGGAATATGACACTGCGGAGAAAATGTTCTCGGAATTGCTTGAGAAAGTTCCTGAGAATGTTGAAGTGCTTGGGAGTTTGGGGCTGGCATACCTTGGGCAAAAAAATGAAGTCAAGGCCAAGCAAGTTTTTCAACAAATTCTGAGGCTTCAGCCTGGTAACTCCAAGGCGTTCAGTTTCCTCATGCAAATTGAGGAAAAATCCGGCACCTCGAGAGATCGGTTGTTACAAATGACCAAAGACCAGCTTAGCAAGGCGCCGGAGAGCGGTCCTTTGTATGCAATCCTTGCCAATCAGTATTTAGCCAATAAACAGCCAGATGAAGCCTTGGCGCAATATAAGAAAGCTCAAGAATTAGACCCAAACAATCCACAGCCTTACGCCATGAGTGCGCTTATCCTGACACGACAGGGGAAAAGGGATCAAGCTATCGCTGAATATAAAGATTTGTTGGCTAAGCAGCCCAAAGCGCTTGGCGCGTATATGGGGCTTGGCAGCCTCTATGAACAATCCGGTAAAGCTGAACTTGCTCGTGATGCTTACAAAAAAGCTCTTGAACTCAACCCGGAGTTTGCCCCGGCTGCTAATAATATGGCCTGGTTGATTGCTGAAAGTGAGAATCCTGATCTTGGCGAGGCTTTACGTCTGGCCATGATTGCCAAGGGACAGAAACCTGATGACATCCATATCATCGACACACTTGGGTGGGTACATTATAAGCGGGGCTCTTATAGCCTTGCTCGCAATGAGTTTCAGCAGGCAGTAGAAAAAAACGAATCTATGCCTGTTTTACGCTATCATTTGGCGCTGGCTCTCTATGGCGAAGGCAAAAAAAAGGAGGCTCTTGAGCAGCTTGAAAAGGCACTGGAGCAGAAAAAACCTTTTGCAGAACAGACTGACGCGATGGAAAAGCTTAATGCCTGGCGTGCCGAATGA
- a CDS encoding IS91 family transposase codes for MDLATLVHQYYDVFMARFGKTILPEQRKALDAILRCRTPASGELYVQCPDCHHGQWRPLSCGNRHCPRCQNHLTSLWIDKQREKLLPVPYFMVTFTLPYQLRSLAYRYQGEVYSLMFRCAAEVLRSFARNAKSLGAEIGMTMVLHTHSRRLEFHPHIHVLIPGGGIDQQARVWKKLSGKYLFNGFALAKAFRGKFLAGADAIGLRITDKVPKKWVVHCDHMGTGAPALKYLARYLYRGVIGEKNIIANTNGEVTFRYRDSATGTMQKRTLRGEEFLRLLLQHVLPNGFRRLREYGFLHGNAKKIRMLVQLVLHVVIRPQPPRPRPVFACPHCNQPMRIVCFRNSYRQPG; via the coding sequence ATGGACCTGGCCACTCTTGTTCACCAATATTATGATGTCTTCATGGCGCGGTTCGGCAAAACCATCCTGCCAGAACAACGCAAGGCCCTTGATGCGATTCTCCGTTGCCGAACGCCTGCTTCCGGGGAACTCTACGTGCAGTGCCCTGACTGCCATCATGGCCAATGGCGGCCTCTCTCCTGTGGTAACCGCCATTGCCCGCGCTGCCAAAATCACCTGACCAGTCTCTGGATCGACAAACAACGGGAAAAGCTCCTGCCTGTGCCCTATTTCATGGTGACCTTTACCTTGCCCTATCAGCTGCGTTCGTTGGCTTATCGTTACCAGGGAGAGGTCTATTCGCTCATGTTCCGGTGTGCTGCCGAAGTCCTGCGTTCATTCGCCCGCAATGCAAAATCTTTGGGCGCCGAGATCGGCATGACCATGGTCCTGCACACCCATTCAAGGAGATTGGAATTTCACCCGCATATCCACGTCCTGATCCCTGGAGGTGGCATTGACCAACAGGCTCGGGTTTGGAAAAAGCTATCGGGGAAATATCTCTTCAACGGTTTTGCCTTGGCCAAAGCCTTTCGCGGTAAGTTCCTGGCCGGAGCAGATGCTATCGGCTTGCGGATCACAGACAAAGTTCCGAAAAAATGGGTTGTCCACTGCGACCATATGGGCACCGGCGCACCGGCCTTAAAATACCTCGCAAGGTATTTGTACCGAGGCGTGATTGGAGAAAAAAACATCATTGCCAATACCAACGGCGAAGTAACCTTTAGGTACCGGGACAGCGCTACCGGGACAATGCAGAAGAGGACGCTTAGGGGAGAAGAGTTTCTGCGTCTGCTTCTTCAACATGTCTTGCCAAACGGGTTTAGGCGGCTGCGCGAATATGGATTTCTGCACGGGAATGCCAAGAAAATCCGTATGCTGGTCCAGTTGGTCCTGCACGTCGTTATCAGGCCGCAGCCGCCTCGCCCCCGACCAGTGTTTGCCTGCCCTCACTGCAATCAACCGATGCGCATTGTGTGCTTTAGAAATTCTTACCGCCAACCCGGGTAA
- a CDS encoding polysaccharide biosynthesis/export family protein, translating into MKKLSLAVKALVCISLSLCMLAVSWAAESSGDGIVSDKVKEQYRQEILGTQGTFDKEYIIGYRDILYIEVYGEGSMAIGPTAPATTAMDAGALPTSEVRGRGTGSEVGMDGRVSLRHVGDVYVVGLTLGQLADYLKKLYSAIYDAPTVITTLLQSNSRQYTVMGQVKAPGLFHMDFPTTIVKAIAKAGGFTEWANAEITVIRQGNDLTIEKGKQASGNQVKKFTFDYDDFLEGKQAEKNILLEPGDVVVAH; encoded by the coding sequence ATGAAAAAATTATCCCTGGCAGTCAAAGCACTCGTTTGTATCAGTCTTAGTTTATGCATGCTCGCCGTATCTTGGGCTGCAGAGTCCAGCGGAGACGGCATCGTCTCAGACAAGGTAAAAGAACAATATCGTCAGGAAATTCTAGGAACTCAAGGTACATTCGACAAAGAATATATCATAGGGTATCGCGATATACTCTACATTGAGGTGTATGGAGAGGGCTCAATGGCCATTGGGCCTACCGCTCCGGCCACGACTGCCATGGATGCAGGAGCCCTGCCCACCTCTGAGGTACGTGGCCGAGGAACAGGATCGGAAGTTGGCATGGATGGCCGAGTTTCCCTGCGACACGTCGGAGATGTTTATGTCGTCGGGTTGACACTGGGGCAACTTGCCGACTACCTCAAAAAACTCTATAGCGCCATTTATGATGCCCCCACCGTCATCACGACCCTGTTGCAGAGCAACAGCCGCCAATACACCGTGATGGGCCAGGTAAAAGCCCCGGGACTCTTTCATATGGACTTTCCGACAACTATAGTGAAAGCAATCGCCAAAGCTGGCGGATTCACTGAGTGGGCAAATGCAGAAATCACTGTTATCCGCCAGGGTAATGACCTCACTATTGAAAAAGGCAAACAAGCCTCTGGCAATCAGGTTAAAAAATTCACCTTTGATTATGATGACTTCCTTGAGGGAAAACAAGCCGAAAAAAATATTCTGCTTGAACCCGGTGATGTCGTAGTCGCCCACTAA
- a CDS encoding sugar transferase gives MQNDPNDFGTNILLIDAICSALAFLGAFSVREFLPHTEVLDIYSHIFLIPLLLAITISLLSYFGAYKGPNRMTFGSYAWAIIKTVFITVSALLALLYFLRIEYISHAVLLIFAALEISALSLVRAWAIYSFKQQVREGKNKLRVLVVGTRQRAQELVKALQHQVIWGVQVVGFIDPDPAYLGQEILGVPVIGTVENMHECLKDHVFDEVIIAIPRSLLDDAEPIVMACEEEGVRLRFMADVFNVQVARISLSQIQGIPLLNMEPVAQDPQQLLAKRIFDLTLTVLAIPILIPLFALVALAIKIDSPGPAFFVQQRVGLRKHLFPMIKFRSMHTDAEERLKEIEHLNEADGPIFKIENDPRVTRVGNFIRRTSIDELPQLINVLRGEMSLVGPRPMSQRDVALFDRGIQRKRFSVQPGLTCIWQISGRSNLPFEKWLELDLEYINNWSFWLDIKILFKTIPAVLKSKGAV, from the coding sequence ATGCAAAATGACCCAAACGATTTCGGCACAAATATTTTACTCATTGATGCAATCTGCTCTGCGCTGGCATTCCTTGGCGCCTTTTCTGTAAGAGAATTCCTGCCGCATACAGAAGTTCTCGACATATATTCTCACATTTTCCTGATCCCCCTCCTGCTCGCAATCACCATAAGCCTCCTCTCGTATTTTGGTGCCTATAAAGGGCCAAATCGAATGACTTTTGGCAGTTACGCCTGGGCGATTATCAAAACCGTTTTTATAACGGTGAGTGCGCTGCTTGCGTTACTTTACTTCCTGCGTATTGAGTACATCAGCCATGCTGTCCTCCTCATTTTTGCTGCACTAGAAATTTCAGCATTGTCGTTGGTTCGAGCCTGGGCGATTTACTCATTCAAGCAGCAAGTTCGGGAAGGAAAGAATAAATTACGCGTCCTCGTTGTTGGCACCCGCCAACGAGCCCAGGAGCTAGTAAAAGCTCTGCAGCATCAGGTCATATGGGGGGTCCAGGTTGTAGGATTTATCGATCCCGACCCAGCCTATCTCGGCCAAGAAATTCTCGGAGTACCGGTGATAGGAACGGTCGAGAATATGCATGAATGCCTCAAAGATCATGTCTTTGACGAGGTAATAATTGCCATCCCCCGTTCACTTTTAGACGATGCTGAACCCATTGTCATGGCCTGTGAAGAAGAGGGTGTTCGTCTTCGCTTCATGGCGGACGTCTTCAATGTGCAGGTTGCCCGTATTTCCCTCAGCCAAATACAGGGTATTCCATTGCTCAATATGGAACCCGTGGCTCAGGATCCACAACAATTACTGGCAAAACGAATTTTTGACCTGACTCTGACAGTGCTGGCCATTCCGATTCTGATTCCTTTATTTGCCTTGGTTGCGCTTGCAATAAAGATAGATTCTCCGGGGCCAGCATTCTTCGTCCAACAGCGTGTGGGGCTGCGGAAACATCTCTTTCCTATGATTAAATTTCGTTCCATGCATACAGATGCAGAAGAACGTCTCAAAGAAATTGAGCACCTCAATGAAGCAGATGGCCCCATATTTAAAATCGAGAATGATCCCCGGGTAACACGTGTTGGTAATTTCATCCGACGGACCAGTATTGATGAATTGCCACAGCTCATCAATGTCTTGCGCGGAGAAATGAGCCTGGTGGGCCCAAGACCCATGTCCCAACGAGATGTAGCCCTCTTTGATCGCGGGATTCAAAGGAAACGATTCAGTGTGCAACCCGGCCTGACCTGCATTTGGCAGATTTCAGGAAGAAGCAACCTGCCCTTTGAAAAATGGTTGGAGCTGGACCTGGAATACATAAACAACTGGAGTTTCTGGCTGGATATCAAAATTCTCTTCAAAACAATACCAGCGGTTTTAAAATCCAAGGGAGCCGTATGA
- a CDS encoding WecB/TagA/CpsF family glycosyltransferase, whose translation MTQEQHTPEESKDVAALREALNRDVYCLFGLPVDNHTLTSAKKILRERIKQGRKTVLSTVNLNWVAQSLRDSNFRQAILNSDLVVIDGHPLLWLAKLIGCPMKETVPGSTLIDELLNESEQPPLSIFLFGGDGDTAALAMQRINERENAGLKAVGALNPGFGSVEEMSSAEILDTINAAQPDILLVALGAQKGTQWIEYNRDRLNAKVISHLGATINFLAGTVVRAPRWVQKCGFEWGWRIAQEPKLFGRYLLDGLKLSGFLIPRIPVWLKYLKLARQSQVQASSHTIQPRISESDTITLLLPSRLCHEHVLELQNIIKNSFSKNDHFILDFEKTFFADISFWGILILLDEKVDQKSKITIDKSRLTMCSEARLFCPPRRKPFCNK comes from the coding sequence ATGACCCAGGAGCAGCACACACCCGAGGAAAGTAAAGACGTCGCAGCATTGAGAGAAGCCTTAAACAGAGATGTGTATTGTTTGTTTGGCCTGCCTGTTGATAATCACACACTTACCTCCGCCAAAAAAATATTGCGAGAACGCATCAAACAAGGCCGCAAAACCGTCCTTTCAACAGTCAACCTCAACTGGGTAGCACAATCACTACGAGATTCGAATTTTCGCCAGGCCATTCTCAACAGTGATTTAGTGGTCATTGATGGCCATCCACTGCTGTGGCTCGCCAAACTCATAGGCTGCCCCATGAAGGAGACCGTACCCGGCTCCACCCTCATTGATGAGTTGCTCAATGAAAGTGAACAGCCACCACTGTCAATTTTTCTTTTTGGCGGCGATGGAGACACTGCAGCACTGGCAATGCAACGCATTAACGAACGTGAGAACGCCGGATTAAAAGCAGTGGGTGCACTCAACCCAGGCTTTGGCAGTGTGGAAGAGATGAGTTCTGCGGAAATACTGGACACAATTAACGCTGCTCAACCAGACATTCTCCTGGTTGCTCTGGGCGCCCAAAAAGGCACGCAATGGATCGAATATAATCGCGACCGACTGAACGCAAAAGTGATCAGCCACCTCGGAGCTACTATCAATTTCCTCGCAGGCACGGTCGTACGAGCGCCACGTTGGGTCCAAAAATGCGGTTTCGAATGGGGCTGGAGGATTGCTCAGGAACCAAAGTTATTTGGCCGTTACCTGTTAGATGGCTTGAAACTCTCTGGATTTCTCATACCACGAATACCTGTTTGGTTAAAATACCTTAAACTGGCTCGACAATCACAGGTCCAAGCATCTTCACATACAATTCAACCTCGGATAAGCGAATCGGACACGATTACCCTTCTACTACCATCTCGACTTTGTCACGAGCATGTACTTGAACTACAAAACATTATAAAAAATTCATTCTCAAAAAATGATCATTTTATTCTAGATTTTGAAAAAACATTTTTTGCCGACATTTCTTTTTGGGGAATATTGATTCTCCTAGACGAAAAAGTCGACCAAAAATCTAAAATAACTATAGATAAGAGCCGACTTACAATGTGCTCTGAAGCTCGGCTATTTTGCCCTCCTCGAAGAAAACCATTCTGCAATAAATAG
- a CDS encoding glycosyltransferase family 4 protein → MKITFILPHAGLSGGIKVVSIYAEILKNRGHTVNVISTPRRSLSIKQKIKLFLTRGKWVFHTKNEKSFFDDKTVNHIIIDKYRDITDNDVPNADIVIATFWITAYWVNKLSPSKGVKVYFIQGKEAEFPNIPHNLVKKTYSFPLDKITISQSLKEWIKNFDRNSNIFVVKNSVDTNQFHATFRNMRSEPSIGFMYSDSWIKGSDLIADVLREIQDTFKYLRIYSYGSCDIDKSLFMGLNIEHTTQPEQSRIRDIYEKCDVWLCGSRMEGFHLPPLEAMACRCPVVSTAVGGPLDIVQDGINGFIAPIDDKNKLVELAVRILSLSNAEWIKMSNQAYRTAIIYTWDDAAELLENHLTDLLVQK, encoded by the coding sequence ATGAAAATCACTTTCATATTACCACATGCGGGGCTATCTGGGGGGATTAAAGTAGTATCAATTTATGCAGAGATTTTGAAAAATCGTGGACATACAGTAAATGTTATTTCCACTCCTCGCCGATCACTTTCAATTAAACAAAAAATTAAATTATTCCTTACCCGTGGAAAATGGGTTTTCCATACTAAGAACGAGAAATCTTTCTTTGATGACAAAACAGTAAATCATATAATAATTGATAAATACAGAGATATTACAGATAATGATGTACCGAATGCTGACATTGTTATAGCAACATTCTGGATAACCGCTTATTGGGTAAACAAATTATCACCTTCAAAAGGTGTAAAAGTCTATTTTATACAAGGGAAAGAAGCTGAATTCCCAAATATTCCTCACAATCTCGTAAAAAAAACATATAGTTTTCCTTTAGATAAAATAACTATTTCTCAATCATTGAAGGAGTGGATCAAAAATTTTGACCGAAATAGTAATATATTTGTTGTAAAAAACAGTGTCGATACTAATCAGTTTCATGCTACATTTAGGAACATGAGATCTGAACCATCGATCGGTTTCATGTATTCCGATTCATGGATAAAGGGATCTGATTTGATCGCAGATGTCCTTAGAGAAATTCAAGATACATTTAAATATTTAAGAATTTATTCTTACGGGTCATGCGATATTGATAAATCTCTCTTCATGGGGCTCAACATTGAACACACTACACAACCTGAACAAAGCAGAATTCGTGATATTTATGAAAAATGTGATGTGTGGTTATGTGGAAGCAGAATGGAAGGTTTCCATTTACCACCACTAGAAGCAATGGCTTGTCGGTGTCCTGTTGTTTCAACAGCAGTAGGTGGCCCTCTTGATATAGTTCAAGACGGAATCAATGGATTCATCGCACCTATAGACGACAAAAACAAATTAGTCGAGTTAGCAGTAAGAATCCTCTCCTTGTCCAATGCAGAATGGATTAAGATGTCCAATCAAGCATATCGAACAGCTATTATTTACACCTGGGATGATGCGGCTGAATTACTAGAAAATCACCTTACCGATCTTTTAGTCCAGAAGTAA
- a CDS encoding ABC transporter permease, with product MNETFIRPRKGWINIDWAELYRYRELLFFLTWRDILVRYKQTALGIAWAILQPVFMMLVFTVIFGKLAKIDSQGFPYAVFVYAGLLPWTFFSNAVSQSGLSLVNQQNLLTKIYFPRLFVPTASVGAGLVDLTLSFVVYGFILFCYGISPSPDVIWLPLLVLLTVLATLGFGYTLAALTVSYRDFRFLIPFMLQAMMYISPVIYPVKLVPSQYHWLLAINPMTGIIDAFRAAILGTPWNLITLLVSTTVTIGLFLFGLFFFRKTERRFADIA from the coding sequence ATGAACGAAACCTTCATACGGCCCCGTAAAGGCTGGATCAATATCGACTGGGCCGAATTATACCGCTACCGAGAGCTCCTTTTTTTTCTTACTTGGCGAGATATCCTTGTGCGCTACAAACAGACTGCGCTAGGGATTGCATGGGCCATATTGCAGCCTGTCTTCATGATGCTGGTCTTTACTGTTATTTTTGGCAAACTTGCCAAGATCGACTCACAGGGATTCCCTTACGCGGTATTTGTCTATGCGGGGTTACTCCCATGGACTTTTTTTTCAAATGCTGTCAGCCAATCAGGACTCAGTTTGGTTAACCAGCAAAATCTCCTAACAAAAATTTACTTCCCCCGCCTTTTTGTCCCTACTGCAAGCGTAGGAGCTGGATTAGTAGACCTAACTCTATCTTTCGTAGTGTATGGTTTTATACTGTTTTGCTACGGTATTTCTCCATCGCCTGATGTCATATGGCTCCCCTTATTAGTACTATTAACTGTTTTAGCGACATTGGGTTTCGGCTACACACTAGCAGCATTGACCGTCAGCTACCGAGACTTTCGTTTTCTGATCCCATTTATGCTCCAGGCAATGATGTATATTAGCCCTGTAATCTACCCAGTAAAACTGGTACCAAGCCAATATCACTGGCTTCTGGCCATCAACCCCATGACCGGAATTATCGACGCATTTCGCGCGGCCATCCTTGGCACCCCCTGGAACCTGATCACACTGCTGGTTTCCACAACGGTCACCATCGGCCTGTTTCTCTTCGGATTGTTTTTTTTCCGCAAAACTGAACGGCGTTTTGCCGATATTGCCTGA